In a single window of the Lates calcarifer isolate ASB-BC8 linkage group LG1, TLL_Latcal_v3, whole genome shotgun sequence genome:
- the LOC108902820 gene encoding eIF5-mimic protein 2-A, whose protein sequence is MSNQRQQKPTLTGQRFKTRKRDEKERFDPSQFQESIVQGLNQTGTDLEAVAKFLDASGAKLDYRRYAETLFDILVAGGMLAPGGTLSDDVTCTDFCLFKAQEDMETMQAYAQVFNKLIRRYKYLEKGFEEEIKKLLLFLKGFTESERNKLAMLTGILLANGNISASILSSLFNENLVKEGVSACFAVKLFKSWLSEKDINSVAASLRKVGMDNRLMELFPANKRSCEHFSKYFTDAGLKELSDFARNQQSIGARKELQKELQELMLRGDPLKDIIAYIREEIKKNNISEQTMIGLIWSSVMSSMEWNKKEELVTEQAIKHLKQYSPLLKAFTSQGLSELTLLLKIQEYCYDNIHFMKAFQKIVVLLYKADVLSEEAILKWYNEAHLAKGKSVFLEQMKKFVEWLKNAEEESESEEEEAD, encoded by the exons ATGAGTAATCAAAGGCAGCAGAAGCCTACGCTAACAGGCCAGCGTTTCAAAACCCGAAAGAGAG ATGAAAAGGAGAGGTTTGACCCATCCCAGTTTCAGGAAAGTATTGTGCAAGGTCTGAATCAAACTGGCACTGATTTGGAAGCTGTCGCAAAGTTCCTTGATGCCTCTGGTGCTAAACTTGACTACCGACGCTATGCTGAGACACTATTCGACATCCTGGTGGCCGGCGGAATGCTGG CCCCAGGGGGCACCTTGTCAGATGACGTGACATGCACAGACTTCTGTCTCTTCAAAGCACAAGAGGACATGGAGACCATGCAGGCATATGCACAG GTCTTTAACAAGCTCATCAGGCGTTACAAATACTTGGAGAAGGGATTTGAGGAGGAGATTAAAAAG ctgctgctgtttctcaagGGCTTCACAGAGTCTGAGCGCAACAAGCTGGCCATGCTAACAGGAATTCTGCTGGCCAATGGCAATATCTCTGCATCCATTCTCAGCAGCCTCTTCAATGAGAATCTGGTCAAAGAAG GTGTTTCAGCGTGCTTTGCTGTAAAACTCTTCAAATCCTGGCTTTCTGAAAAGGACATCAACTCTGTTGCTGCCAGTCTCCGAAAGGTTGGCATGGACAACAGGCTCATG GAGTTGTTCCCTGCCAACAAGCGCAGTTGTGAGCACTTCTCGAAGTACTTCACAGACGCTGGGCTCAAGGAGCTTTCGGACTTTGCCAGAAACCAGCAGTCCATAGGTGCTCGCAAGGAGCTGCAGAAAGAGCTTCAGGAGCTGATGTTACGTGGGGACCCTCTCAAAGAT ATCATTGCCTACATCCGAGAGGAAATCAAGAAGAACAACATCTCTGAGCAGACAATGATTGGACTAATTTGGTCCAGCGTAATGAGCTCAATGGAGTGGAACAAGAAGGAGGAGCTAGTCACAGAACAAGCCATCAAACACTTAAAG CAATACAGCCCACTGTTGAAGGCTTTTACCTCCCAGGGCCTCTCTGAACTTACTCTTCTGCTGAAGATCCAAGAGTACTGTTATGACAATATCCACTTCATGAAAGCCTTTCAGAAAATTGTTGTTCTGCTCTACAAAG CGGATGTCTTGAGTGAGGAGGCAATTCTGAAGTGGTACAACGAAGCCCACCTAGCCAAAGGGAAGAGTGTTTTCCTTGAACAGATGAAAAAGTTTGTTGAATGGCTCAAGAATGCAGAGGAAG agtctgagtctgaggaagaggaagcagacTGA